In the Armatimonadota bacterium genome, AGCCCACGATGTCCCGTCCCAGGAACCGGATGCGCCCCGCTTCTGGGCGGTGGTACCCCGTGATCAGGTTGAGGAGGGTGGTCTTCCCCGCGCCGTTGGGGCCGACGATGCCCACGAACTCCCCGGGGGCCACCGCCACGGTTTCACGCTCGGCGGCGGTCACGCTGCCGAAGTGCAGCGTGAGGTCCGTGACTTCCAGGATGGGCGTCATCCGCGGCGGCGGTGCAGCGTCCGCTCCAGCGGCGCCCACAGGCCCTCGGGCCGAAAGAGGATGATGGTGAGCATGATGGCCCCCATCAGCAGCTGCCAGGCGAACGGCGCGTACTTGAACGCGTAGCTCTTGATCAGCTCGTAGACCACCGCCCCCGCCAGCGGCGCCAGGACGCCCTCGGCGCCGCCCAGGAGGGCGATGAAGACGAACTCCCCTGACGTGGTCCAGTAGGCCAGGTTGGGATCGATGTGCCCCACCGTCAGCGCGACCAGCACGCCACCCAGGCCGCCGAGGCCGGCCGACAGGACGTAGGTCCGCAGGATGGCGCGAGGCACCGACGCCCCCAGGTAGGCCACGCGGACCTCGTTGTCGCGAATGGCCTGCATCACGTATCCCAGCGGGGCGCTGGCGTAGCGCATGGTGAAGGCGGCGACGCCCGCCACGGCGGCCAGCGCCACGTAGTACAGCGCCAGCCGCGCCTGCGTCAGCGGCGGATGCAGGCCGCCGATGGTGGGGACCGGGATGCGCAGGCCGTCGCTCCCGCCGGTGAGGGTGTAGGCCTTGATCAACACCCCGTAGAGCACCATGGAGAACGCCAGGCTGAGCATGGCAAAGAAGATCTCGCGGTAGCGTGCGGCGAGCAGGCCGGTCACCAGGCCCAGCGCCAGCGCGGCGCCGACGCCCACCACCACGAGTCCCGCCGCCTCCCGCATCCCCCAGAGCTTCGCGGCAAACCCCGCCGCGTACGCGGCGCCGCCGAAAAACAACCCGTGCCCGAAGGAGACCAGCCCGGCTCGCATGAGGATGACCACGGCCAGGACCGCCAGGCCTTTCGCCAGGGCCAGGGTCAGCACGAACACGAGCCAGCCCGGCAGGATGGCGCCCAGCACGGCCAAGAGCCCGAGCGCGGCGGGCGGGAGCAGACGCGGCCAGGTCATATCCGCCGGGCTTCTCCCCGGGCGAACAACCCCTGGGGGCGTACCAGCAGCACCGCGGCCATGACCACGTAGATGGTGAACAGCTCGACGGCGGGGAACAGGTGCACCGCCGCCGAGCGCACCAGCCCGATCAGGAGGGCGCCCACGGCCGCGCCTTCCAGGCTGCCGAGTCCCCCCACGACGACCACCGCGAACGCCACCACGATGACCTCCACGGCGATGCCCGGGACCACCGAGATCATCGGCGCCGTGAACGCCCCGCCCAGCGCCGCCAGGGTGGTGCCCAGGGAGAACGCCAGCGCGTGGACCCGTGGCAGGTTCACGCCCAGCGCGGCGCTGATCTCGGGATCGTGGATCACCGCTACCAGCAGGCGGCCGAAGCGACTGCGGTTCACGAGCGTCCACAGGCAGACGCCGGCCAGCAGCGCTGTGCCTGCCAACACCAGGCTGTAGCGCGAATAGGCCACGGCGCCGATGGTGACCTGACCCAGCATCGCGTAGGGGCGGTACGCATAGTAGGGGCTGGGCCCCCAGATGAGCTTGACCGCGTCTTCGAAGATCAAGAAGAGCGCGAAGGTGACCAGCAGCTGCAGCACCTGCTCGCGCCCGTAGATGCGGCGCAGCACGCCGCGCTCCACGGCGGGGCCGATGACCGCACCGACCAGCACCGCCGCCAGCCCCAGCATGGCCAGACTCCCCGGCGGCCACCGGTCGCCCTCCACGTAGCGGAGGACCAGCACGGCCCCCGTGTACGCGCCCAGGGCGTAGAAGCTGCCGTGGGCGATGTTCAGGATGCGCAACACGCCGTAGATGAGGGTGAGCCCCACCGACACCAGGAAGAGCCACGAGGCGAAGACCACGCCGTCGACGGCGATCACCGTGGCGGTATTCATGGGCTCACACGGACACGGTGCATCTCACCCCGGCGCAGCGCAACGTGCCTGACGAGCCAGCCACCTGCGCGTACTCCGCCTGACCGTCGCGGCGCACGGGCGACGCTCCCGACCGCCTGCTACGGACACCGGGCGCCCGGAAAGCCTTGGGCGATCCAGTCGGCGCTCTTGACCCCCTCCGGCGGGTTGACACACTCCGCCGGAAACGTGATGACGCGGGTCAGTTCGAACTCCTTCAGGGCGGTGTTGTACCGGCCGGTGACGCCGTAGGCGACAGGCTCCACCGCCTGGTGGCCGCCGCCCAGCGCCATCCGAATCGTCCCGCTGGGCGTCTCGAACGTCAGCCCCTCGAACGCCGCAATGAGCTGCTCTTTGGTGGGCCACCCGCCGCGCGCGGCGGCCTTCTCGTAGGCCGCTTTGACGCCCAGCAGGGCCTGCGACATGTGGTAGGACGGGTACACCGGCCGCGTGCCGAAGCGGGCGGTGTACGCCTGCTTGAACCAGCGGTTGAGCGGCACGTCCGGGGCCAGGGCTCCGTGGGGGCCGCGGGCGCCGATGACGACCCCCGGCGGCATGTCCCGGCCCAGCCGTGGCAGGACCGTGTCGCCGGTGGTCAGGACCAGCAGGCTCTGGGCGTAGATGCCGCGAGGCAGGCCCTGGATGAGGAAGCTCTCCAGGTCACCGCCCCAGAAGCTGGTGTGGATCACGTCGGGGCGTGCGGCCAGCAACGCCGAGAGCTCGGCCGAGTACTCGCCGGCGAACAGCCGCGGGAACTGTTCGGCCAGTACCCGCACGTCGGCCTTCAGTTTGCGCATCGAGTCGCGGAACGTCGTCCACGAGTCCTGGCCCCACGCATAGTTCTGGTTGATGCCGGCGATGGTGGCGACTGCGGACTTCTGGCGCAGGACGTACCGGGCGGCGCCCACGTTGTCCAGGATCTGGTGTCCGTGGGTTCGAAACACGTAGCGGTAGCGGCGTTCCTCGAAGATCTGGTTTGTCCCGCAGTCGAACATCACCAGCAGGGCCCGCAGTTCCTCGGCGACCGGCGCCACCGCCAGGCAGTCGGCGCTGGAGATGTAGCCGATGACCAGATCAACTCGCTCGTCCAGGATCAGGCGGCGGAACTCGGCGACCTGCTTGTCCGCGCCGCCGGCTTCGTCGACGACGACCGTGCGGATGGGCACCCCGTTGATGCCCACTTTGTTGTACGGGGCGGGCACGCGCCCGGCGTTCAACTCGTCGACCAGCACCTCGGCGGCATTCCGGGCCGGGATGCCGAACGGCGCAGCCGCGGCCCCCGAAAGGAAGGTCACGATCCCCACCTTCACGGCCCCGGGTGCCGGCGCCGCGGCCACCACCGGACGGACCGCACCGCTCAGCACCAGGACCAGCAGCACCGGCAGCGTCCACCGCCCTCCTCGTGCCCGTGCTGTTCCCCCACGCGTTGGCACCATGCCCGTTCCTCCTCCGTTATGACGTGGCGGGTTGTCCCCGGACCCTGGCCTCTTCCCGCGCCCTGCGAATCTCGTCCTCCGACGGCAGCGCGTCGGCGGCCCCGATCACCTCCCACTGCCCCAGCAGCACCCGTGCAGGGGGAAACGCGTCCGACGGCTCGCTGACCCCGATGTACATCTCCTGGACGACCTGGTGGTCGATGGGCCGTATCCACGAGGGGGCGCCGGGGCGGTCCCGCGGCGTGGGCACCACCAACCCTTCCGCGGCCCGGACGACCTCCTCGACGTCCACCGTGCCGGCCCGCGTTACCGCCCGTGCGATGAACTGCACGCCGACATACGCCCCGTGCGCCGTGTAGGATGGGAACCGACGCGTCCGCTGCCAGAACGCGTGTACGAAGCGGCGGTTGTCCTCGGTGGGTGGGAAGTTGTTGTGGTGGCGGGCGCTCAGCACCAGCCCCGTGGGCATGCGGTCGCCCAGTGCCTCGAAGACCTCGTAGTTGCCCCCGGCGTCGAAGCTCATGACCCGCGTGCGCTCGAACAACCCGGCTTCCAGTCCCTGCTGGAGGAAGGCAATGGTGTCCCCGCCCCAGAACCCACACACCAGCACGTCGGGGCCGGCGGCCAGGATGGCGCGCACGTAGGGGCGGTAGTCGCGCTCGTAGAGCTTGGGCCACGCCAGCCCCACCACGCGGGCGTCCGGGCGCAGCCGCAGGAGGTGCTCGCGGAAGTCCTGCCACTGCCGGTGTCCGTACTCGTAGTCGGGCCCGATGTAGTAGAGCGTGTGCCACGGACGGCGACTGAGGTAGATGGCCCCTGCCCGCATCGACTGCGCGGTGTTGTTGGTCACACGGAAGTAGTACGGCTGAAACTGTTCCACGGTCAGCCGCGTCGACGCGTGGTCGGTGCCGACGAAGATGACACCGAAGTGCCGGGAGACCTCGGTCACCGCCAGCGCCACCGCGCTGCTGACCACGCCCATGAGCACGTCCACCCGGTCTTCCACCACGTACCGCTGCGCCACCTTGACCGCGTAGGTGGGATCGGATCGGTCGTCGGAGAACAGGAGGCGCACCTCGCGCCCCAGCACGCCTCCGGCCTCGTTGACCTCGTCGGCGGCCATCTCCGCCCCGACGATCGCATCGTGGCCATACCGCGCCGCCCTCCCGGTGAGCGGGTACAGACACCCGACCGTGAGGACATCGCTAGCCCGGGACCGTCGCGGCCCGCGCCCCATGGTGGCGTCCATCCTATCCACACGACCGAGCAGGAATCAACGGGCCAGCGTCATAGTTTTGGGTGCAAATGCTTGTGACAGGATCACAAGAAGAGGGCTCCATCCCCATGACGGCCCGTGCACCGGAACCGCGCCCTCCGCAGCCAGCACCGGAGGACCGCTCGAAGCCGCTCACCGTGGCAGACATCCTCGGCCTCGACGTCATGCGGGGCGTTCGCGTGCGCGCCGGGCACGACCTGCGCCGCGAGGTCCGGTGGGTCCACACCTGGCCTGAGGTCCTGCCGTGGTTGCACGGTGGGGAGCTGTTGCTGACCACAGGGTACAGCTGGCCCCCGGAAGCCGACGAGCAGCGGCGCATCGTGCGGGACTTGGAGCGCACCCGGGTAGCAGCCCTCCTCTTCCGCGTTGGCGGGCCGTTCTTCCCGCAGGTGCCCGACGCGGTCGTCGACGAAGCGACGCACGTGGGCCTGCCCGTCCTCGAAACCGGTGAGGACGCCTCCTTCGTCGAGCTGACCGAAACCCTCAACCGGGAGATCATCCGGAGTCAGGTCGCGTTGCTCGAGCGGTCGGAGCAGATTCACCGCACACTGACCGCCGCCGCGCTGGACGCCGAATCGGTGGCCGACATCGCGGCGCGCCTGGACCACCTCATCGACTGCGACGTCCTCATCCTGGACCGTCGGATGCAACCGCTCAGCCCGCCCATCCCGGCGTGGGACCAGCTCCCGCGCCACGTGGCGCTGACGGTGGCGGCCGAGGGCCACGCCGCGCGTCTTGCCCTCGAGCCCGCCGGCGAGGCGATCCTGCAGCCCGTGCGCGTGGGCCGTGACATCCCCGCGGTGATGCTCGTGGCTACCCGCCACGGGCGCCCCCTGACGGAACTCGACCGGCGTGCCACGGAACACAGCGCCGTGGTCGTCGGGTTGCACCTGCTGCGCCAACAGGCCGTGGCCGACGTAGAGACCCGCGTCCGCAACACCTTCGTGGAAGCGGTGCTCCAGGGCCGGCTGGAGCGCGAATCGGCACTGCGCGAGCGCGCTCAGCTCCTGGGGTTCGACCCCGACGGTACCTACGCGGTGGGCATCGTCATCCCCGTCGATGGGGACGGCGTCGTCCGACCGCGAGCGCTCACGTCGGCTGCCGAGTTCGCATCGCGCGTGCAGCTCGGCCAGGCGGTGCAGCACGCCCTCGAGCGTGAGCAGCTCCCGGTGCTCATGGCGTATGCCCTGAACCAGGTCGTGGTGATCCTTCCGGCGGGGGAGCCGATCGCCCGAAGGCGCGAGCGCTTCCACCGGATCTGGCGGACGGTCCAGGACGCGGCATCCGCGCAGGCGGTGGCCGTCGTGCTCGGCGGCGCGCAGCGGGGCCCCGCCGGCGCGCCGGTCAGCTTTCGCCAGGCGCAGGCCGTGCTCCCGGTGGCCCGCGGGGCTGGAATCTGGTGGTACGAGGATCTCGCTGTGCTGCGCATCCTGGACGCCTGCCAGGATCGACAAGTGTTGCAGGACCTCTACGACGCCACCGTCGGCGTGCTCCGCGCCCACAGCGCCGCGCTGTACGACACCGCGCGCACCCTGATCGCCGCAGGGTTCAACCAGCGGCTGGCCGCACGCCGACTCGGCGTGCACTGGAACACCATGCGCAACCGGCTCGCGCGCATGGAGGCGCTGCTGGGCGGGCACCTCGACGATCCCGCCCTGCGGCTGCGCGTGCAGCTGGCCTTCGAGATCGAAAGCCTGCTGGCACGAGGGTAGCCGGCGCGAGACGCCACCGCGTGCCCCGTCGCTCCGTCGAACTCCTGCCGGTGCGGGGTGGCCCCCTGGCCGTCCGCCTGTCTCACGACCCGCGACTGCGCGCCGACCCGCGCGCACCGATCGGCTGGCGTCGATCACCCGCAGGCTCCCGCCCACCCGTCAGCGTGCCGGGCGGTAGTTCCGAAGAAGATCGGGCCCCCGCCCGATTGCCGCCCGCCGTCCGGCGTCGCCATGCTTGCTCCCGGGACCGTTTCGCCACACCCTGGAGGCTCGCGATGGCCCGACCCGACAAACGCACCCGGCTGACGCTGCCCCACCAACCCCCACCCAAGCGTCCGCCGGGCGATCGCCTCGCGGACTTCTGCGAGGTCACCCTGCCCTACACGCCCGAGCAGGCCGTGGCCGAAGCGTCCCGGTGCGTCGAGTGCGTCAAGGCGCCGTGCGTGCAGGCCTGCCCGCTCCACAACCCGATCCGCGAGTGGCTGACACTCACCGCCGAGGGGCGGTTCCTGGAGGCCGCGCACCTGTCCCGTACGACCAACCCCATGCCCGAGATCTGCGGCCGGATCTGCCCCCAGGACCGGCTGTGCGAGGGCGCCTGCATCGTCGGCGTCAAGCACGAACCGGTCGCGATCGGCGCCATCGAGCGCTTCATCAACGACTACGCCATGGAGGTGGAAGGGCTGCCGCTGCCGCCCACGCCCCCGGCTACCGGCTACCGGGTGGCCGTGGTGGGCGCCGGCCCTGCGGGGCTGGCGTGCGCCGGCAGCCTGGTCCAGCGGGGGCACCACGTCACCGTCTACGATGCGCACCCCGCACCGGGCGGGTTGCTGCGCTACGGCATCCCGGCCTTCAAGCTGGAGAAGGCCGTCGTCGACCGGCGCGTGCGCTACCTGGAGGCGCTGGGGGTCGAGTTCGTGTGTGGGGTACGGGTGGGCGACGACGTGCGCCTGGACGAGCTGCGCGAGGCCGGCTACCACGCGATCTTCCTGGCGCCGGGGGCGACCACGCCCAAGCGCGCGCACATCCCCGGCGAAGAGCTCGACGGCGTCGTCGACGCGCTGCCGTTTCTGATCCGCAACGCCATGGAGAGCCCCCACCCGACGGCGCCGGACGACCTGCGCGGCCGGCGGGTGGTGGTGCTGGGTGGCGGCGACACGGCCATGGACTGCGTGCGCACGGCCCGGCGGCTGGGAGCCGTCAGCGTGACGTGCGTCTACCGGCGCGACGAGGAGAACATGCCGGGCAGCCGCCGGGAGGTGCAGGCGGCCAAGGACGAAGGCGTGACGTTCCGCTGGCTGGCCGCGCCGGTGCGGTTCCTGGACGACGGCACGGGCAGGGTCTGCGGCATCGAGTGCGTGGCGATGCGTTTGGGCGCTCCGGATGCCAACGGCCGGCGCCGGCCCGAGCCCGTGCCGGACAGCACGTTCGTCGTCGACGCCGACCTGGTGATCCTGGCCTTCGGGTTCGACGGCTCACCGGTACCCGCCGACGACGGCCCGGCACGCACGCCCTGGCAGACCTACGAGGTCAATGACGACCTGGCGACGACCGTCCCCGGGGTCTTCGCGGGCGGCGACGCCATCCGGGGCCCCGACCTGGTGGTGACGGCGCTGCGCGACGGGCTGCGGGCGGCCGAGGCGATCGACCGTTACCTGCGCGGGGCCGGCATGGATCCGACGGCTGCAATGCTTGCGGAGCGCTCCCGCAGGCCGTCGCTGCTTTTGGATGCGCCGGGGCAGGGGCGGTCGTCTCCCTGACCGCCCCCCCACGACGCCGCGCCGCTGCCCGATACCACGTGATGGCGCGTGCTCGGGCCTGCGCGTGCTCGACGATCGGTGCGGGGTCGTCCTGGCTGATGACGGTGACCATCGACGCGGTGGCAGCAGCCCTCACCGAAGACGGCCGACCGACGGCCAGGGCCCGTCGGCGTTGACGAACCCATCGCCCACATTTCACGCTCCCTTCACCCTCCAGGTCCCGCTGTGCACGTAGGCTGAAGACGGTCGCGGTGGCCGGGTGGACGTGCACACCGACCATCGCGAACCAAACCGCGTGCAGATCTCTGGAGGTGGTATGTGGTGACAACCTCAAAGGTCCGCTCGGCGGTGCTCGCCGCCGCGTTGGTCTTGCTCCTCGCCAGCGCAGGGGTGACGCAGGAACGCCCCGGCGCCACCGCCAGCCCACCCGGCACGATCGTGATCGACGGCTCCAGCACCGTGGGGCCGCTCACCAGTGCGGTCGCCGAGGAGTTCCGGAAGACCCCCGCAGGCCGGACGATCCGCATCACCGTGGGGATCAGCGGCACAGGGGGCGGATTCAAGAAGTTCTGCGCGGACAGCCCTCAGTCGCGGACCGACATCCAGGACGCGTCGCGGCCGATCCAGGCGACGGAGGACGAAGCCTGTCAGCGCAACCAGGTGAGCTACGTGGAGGTGCCCGTGGCCATCGACGGCCTGAGCGTGGTCGTCCACCCGCGGAACACCTGGGCCACCTGCCTGACAATGGGTGAGCTCAAACGCATCTGGGAACCGGGCGCCGAGCGGCGCATCACCAGCTGGCGCCAGGTGCGCGCCACCTTCCCCGACCGGCCGCTGCGGCTCGCCGGGGCGGGTGCCGACTCGGGAACCTTCGACAGCTTCACGGAGATGGTTGTCGGCAAGGCCAAGGCCAGTCGCGGCGACTACCTGGCCACCGAGGACGACAACGTGACCGTCCAGTTCGTGCAGCGGGATGACGGGGCCATGGGCTACTTCGGCCTCGCCTACCTCGAAGAGAATCAGGGCCGGGTCAAAGGGGTCGCCATCGACCCCAGCGGCCGCGTCGACCTCGCCTCCGACGCTGACTGCAAGGGGGTCCAGCCTGACTTCGACACGAGCAAGACGGGACGCTACCCCCTGACCCGGCCGATCTTCATCTACGTCAATCGCACCAGCGCGCTGTCCAAGCCAGAGGTCCGGCAGTTCGCCGCCTGGTACGTCGGGCAGGGCACGGGTGTCGCCCTGACCGTCGACGACCCGCGCCAGCCTGGCAAGCGGACCAACCTCACCAGGGCGGTCGGGTACGTCGAGTTGCCGGATGCGGTCTACGTCGCAGCCAGACAGTGCCTCGCGCGCCTGACACCGGGGACGGCTTTCAAGGAAGGTGGCAAGGCGGCAGGGCATGCCTCCCTGGCGCAGCTGAGCGGCAGCTACGTGGCGCACTGCCGGTAGCGGCATGCGCGCGTCACCGGCCGGCACGGTACGAGCGTCCATCCGCGCCCGCAGGACGCTGCCGGGAGGCCCAAGGTGAAGACGACCACAGCAGCCGGGGCCGAAAGCAAGAACAAGGCCCCGGCTGTGAGGCTGCGACGTCGACAGCGGGATGGACGTCTGATCGCAGCGGTCCTGGCTGCCAGTGCGTACGTCTCGGTGGCGGTGACCCTCGGTATCGTCGGCGTGCTGGCCTATGAGGCCGTGCAGTTCTTCCGCCTCCCGCTGGACGCCGCCGGTGCGGGGCGTCTGGCGGGACGGGCCGACCTGCAACGGTTCGCGGAGGCCCGCCCGGACCTGCTCGGACGCCCGCTGGCCCTGGTCCGGGAGTTCTTCACCGAGACGACCTGGAGTCCGCTGTTCGCCAGCAAGCGGTTCGGCGTGCTCCCGCTGGTGGCCGGAACGATGGTCACCAGCGCCATTGCCCTCGCGGTCGCCGTTCCCCTGGGGCTGCTGGCGGCCATCTTCTTGAGCGAGTTCGCGACGCGGAGACTGCGGGACCGACTCAAACCAAGCCTGGAGGTGCTCGCCGGCGTTCCCACCGTCGTGTACGGGTACTTCGCGTTGACGTTCGTCACACCATGGCTGCAGGACCACGTCTTCGGGCAGGCCCTGGCCGGGCAGAACGCGCTGGCCGCGGGGCTGGTCATGGGTGTCATGATCCTCCCCCTGGTGGCGTCGTTGAGCGAGGACGTCATGCGCGCTGTGCCCGCGGACCTGCGCCACGCCGCCTACGCCCTGGGGGCCACGCCGCTGGAGGTAACGCTCCGAACCGTGCTGCCCGCCGCCCTTCCCGGCATCGGCGCAGCGTGCATGCTGGGTCTCGCGCGGGCCCTGGGGGAGACCATGATCGTCGCCCTGGCAGCCGGGCAGTCGCCGGCGTGGACCGTCAATCCCCTGGAGCCGATGATGACGCTCACCGCCTTCGTCGTGCAGGTCAGCCTCGGCGACACGCCCTACGGGTCGGTGGAGTACCGCACGCTGTTCGCCACCGGCGCACTCCTGTTGGTCATGACGCTGGCGATCAACGCGACCAGCATCGCGGTGATCCAGCGCGTCCGCCAGCGCTACGCATGAGCGTGCGCTCCCTGCCCACGGTCACCCCCCGACCACGGACCGTCCGCGTGCGTCGGGCGCGCTGGTTCGTGGCTGGTTGCCAGGCCGCCACGCTGGTGGGACTGCTGTTCCTCGGCGTGCTGCTGGCCGATGTCGTGCGCGACGGCGCGCCGATGCTGCGGCCGCACCTCGTCACGCACTTCCCGTCGCGCTTCCCGGCACAGTCCGGGTACGCCAGCGCCCTGGTGGGGACCGTCCTGGTGATCAGCCTCATGGCGTTCCTGGCGTTTCCGCTGGGCGTGGCGGCGGCCGTGTACCTGAGCGAGTACGCGCGCCCGGGGCGGCTGGCGACCCTGCTCCACGTCAACATCGCCACCCTGGCCGGGATCCCGTCGGTCGTCTACGGCCTCCTGGGCCTTGGGCTGTTCGTCGAGCTGGGGCGCATGGGCAAGAGCGTGCTTGCGGGAGCCTGCACACTGGCGCTGCTGGTGTTGCCCCTGACGATCCTCACCGCCCGCGAGGCCATCGCTGCAGTACCCAGGAGCGTACGGGACGCAGCCTACGCTCTGGGGGCAACGCGCTGGCAGGTTGTCCGCTACCAGGTGTTGCCCTACGCCGCGCCCGGCATCCTGACGGGGCTGATCCTTGCGCTCTCCCGCGCCGTCGGCGAGACGGCGCCGCTGATCATGCTGGGTGCCCTGCAGTACGTCCCGTTCCTGCCCCGAAGCCCGCTGGACTACTTCACCGTCCTGCCGATCCAGATCTTCAACTACGTGTCGCAGCCGCAGCCCGCGTTCCATGCGGTCGCCGCGGCCGGTATCATCCTGCTGCTGGCCGTCCTGCTCTTGCTGAACGCAACGGCGATCTGGCTGCGCACGCGCTGGCAGGTACGCTGGTAACTGACCGGAGGTGGTACGGTGCAATCCACAGTAGACGCGCGCCCCAGGCTCCACGGGCACGCCGAGGCCGTCGCGGAACCACCCGGCACGGACGCTGTGCTGGAGACTGACGCGCTACGGGTATGGTACGGAGACCGGGCCGCGGTGCAGGGCGTCACCCTAAAGGTCCCCGCGCGGCGCATCACCGCCATCATCGGGCCGTCGGGATGCGGCAAGAGCACGCTGGTGCGGTCCTTGAACCGCTTGAACGATCTCATCCCCGGGGCACGCGTCGCCGGACGAGTGCTGTTCTGGGGCCAGGACGTCTACGCCCCTGATGTGGACCCCGTGGAGGTCCGCCGCCGGATCGGCATGGTGTTCCAGAAACCCAACCCGTTTCCCACGTCGGTGTACGACAACGTCGCGTTCGGGTTGCGTCTGCACTACCGGCTCTCCCGCCGGGACCTGGACGCGCGCGTGGAGCGTGCGCTCCGGCAGGCCGCCCTGTGGGACGAGGTCAAGGACGTCCTGCATCGGCGCAGCGGCCTCGAGCTCTCGGGAGGACAGCAGCAGCGGCTGTGCATCGCCCGGGCGCTGGCCGTGGAGCCGGAGGTGCTGGTGATGGACGAGCCCTGCTCTGCGCTGGATCCCACTGCGACAGCCCGCATCGAGGAGCTGATGACCCACCTGGCCCGCGAGTACACCATCGTCATCGTCACCCACAACCTCCAACAGGCCGCCAGGGTTTCGCACTTCACCGCCTTCCTGCTGGACGGCCACCTGGTGGAAGCGGGCCCGACCGCCGAGCTCTTCGCCCGCCCCCGGGACCCGCGCACCGAGGCGTACGTGACCGGTCGGTTCGGATAATCCGTATCCTCCGCGGGCGTCGCGTCCGGATGCCCGCACGGGTGCCTTCCTGGGACGTGCGCGCGGCAGGACCCGCGGCCGCGCCGCCACGGGGGCGGGGGTACGAACGACCTGCTGCGTCGCGAGAAGCGCGGGAGACACCAGGTGACGCCCGGGCCCACGTTTCACGTAGTCTTGACGCAAGGTTCACGAACTGTTGGTATCGTGTCAAGGGCGGGCGCGCGCATCCGGAGGAT is a window encoding:
- a CDS encoding branched-chain amino acid ABC transporter permease, whose product is MTWPRLLPPAALGLLAVLGAILPGWLVFVLTLALAKGLAVLAVVILMRAGLVSFGHGLFFGGAAYAAGFAAKLWGMREAAGLVVVGVGAALALGLVTGLLAARYREIFFAMLSLAFSMVLYGVLIKAYTLTGGSDGLRIPVPTIGGLHPPLTQARLALYYVALAAVAGVAAFTMRYASAPLGYVMQAIRDNEVRVAYLGASVPRAILRTYVLSAGLGGLGGVLVALTVGHIDPNLAYWTTSGEFVFIALLGGAEGVLAPLAGAVVYELIKSYAFKYAPFAWQLLMGAIMLTIILFRPEGLWAPLERTLHRRRG
- a CDS encoding branched-chain amino acid ABC transporter permease, translating into MNTATVIAVDGVVFASWLFLVSVGLTLIYGVLRILNIAHGSFYALGAYTGAVLVLRYVEGDRWPPGSLAMLGLAAVLVGAVIGPAVERGVLRRIYGREQVLQLLVTFALFLIFEDAVKLIWGPSPYYAYRPYAMLGQVTIGAVAYSRYSLVLAGTALLAGVCLWTLVNRSRFGRLLVAVIHDPEISAALGVNLPRVHALAFSLGTTLAALGGAFTAPMISVVPGIAVEVIVVAFAVVVVGGLGSLEGAAVGALLIGLVRSAAVHLFPAVELFTIYVVMAAVLLVRPQGLFARGEARRI
- a CDS encoding ABC transporter substrate-binding protein; the protein is MVPTRGGTARARGGRWTLPVLLVLVLSGAVRPVVAAAPAPGAVKVGIVTFLSGAAAAPFGIPARNAAEVLVDELNAGRVPAPYNKVGINGVPIRTVVVDEAGGADKQVAEFRRLILDERVDLVIGYISSADCLAVAPVAEELRALLVMFDCGTNQIFEERRYRYVFRTHGHQILDNVGAARYVLRQKSAVATIAGINQNYAWGQDSWTTFRDSMRKLKADVRVLAEQFPRLFAGEYSAELSALLAARPDVIHTSFWGGDLESFLIQGLPRGIYAQSLLVLTTGDTVLPRLGRDMPPGVVIGARGPHGALAPDVPLNRWFKQAYTARFGTRPVYPSYHMSQALLGVKAAYEKAAARGGWPTKEQLIAAFEGLTFETPSGTIRMALGGGHQAVEPVAYGVTGRYNTALKEFELTRVITFPAECVNPPEGVKSADWIAQGFPGARCP
- a CDS encoding ABC transporter substrate-binding protein — protein: MDATMGRGPRRSRASDVLTVGCLYPLTGRAARYGHDAIVGAEMAADEVNEAGGVLGREVRLLFSDDRSDPTYAVKVAQRYVVEDRVDVLMGVVSSAVALAVTEVSRHFGVIFVGTDHASTRLTVEQFQPYYFRVTNNTAQSMRAGAIYLSRRPWHTLYYIGPDYEYGHRQWQDFREHLLRLRPDARVVGLAWPKLYERDYRPYVRAILAAGPDVLVCGFWGGDTIAFLQQGLEAGLFERTRVMSFDAGGNYEVFEALGDRMPTGLVLSARHHNNFPPTEDNRRFVHAFWQRTRRFPSYTAHGAYVGVQFIARAVTRAGTVDVEEVVRAAEGLVVPTPRDRPGAPSWIRPIDHQVVQEMYIGVSEPSDAFPPARVLLGQWEVIGAADALPSEDEIRRAREEARVRGQPATS
- a CDS encoding PucR family transcriptional regulator ligand-binding domain-containing protein, translating into MADILGLDVMRGVRVRAGHDLRREVRWVHTWPEVLPWLHGGELLLTTGYSWPPEADEQRRIVRDLERTRVAALLFRVGGPFFPQVPDAVVDEATHVGLPVLETGEDASFVELTETLNREIIRSQVALLERSEQIHRTLTAAALDAESVADIAARLDHLIDCDVLILDRRMQPLSPPIPAWDQLPRHVALTVAAEGHAARLALEPAGEAILQPVRVGRDIPAVMLVATRHGRPLTELDRRATEHSAVVVGLHLLRQQAVADVETRVRNTFVEAVLQGRLERESALRERAQLLGFDPDGTYAVGIVIPVDGDGVVRPRALTSAAEFASRVQLGQAVQHALEREQLPVLMAYALNQVVVILPAGEPIARRRERFHRIWRTVQDAASAQAVAVVLGGAQRGPAGAPVSFRQAQAVLPVARGAGIWWYEDLAVLRILDACQDRQVLQDLYDATVGVLRAHSAALYDTARTLIAAGFNQRLAARRLGVHWNTMRNRLARMEALLGGHLDDPALRLRVQLAFEIESLLARG
- a CDS encoding NAD(P)-dependent oxidoreductase — protein: MARPDKRTRLTLPHQPPPKRPPGDRLADFCEVTLPYTPEQAVAEASRCVECVKAPCVQACPLHNPIREWLTLTAEGRFLEAAHLSRTTNPMPEICGRICPQDRLCEGACIVGVKHEPVAIGAIERFINDYAMEVEGLPLPPTPPATGYRVAVVGAGPAGLACAGSLVQRGHHVTVYDAHPAPGGLLRYGIPAFKLEKAVVDRRVRYLEALGVEFVCGVRVGDDVRLDELREAGYHAIFLAPGATTPKRAHIPGEELDGVVDALPFLIRNAMESPHPTAPDDLRGRRVVVLGGGDTAMDCVRTARRLGAVSVTCVYRRDEENMPGSRREVQAAKDEGVTFRWLAAPVRFLDDGTGRVCGIECVAMRLGAPDANGRRRPEPVPDSTFVVDADLVILAFGFDGSPVPADDGPARTPWQTYEVNDDLATTVPGVFAGGDAIRGPDLVVTALRDGLRAAEAIDRYLRGAGMDPTAAMLAERSRRPSLLLDAPGQGRSSP